In Haematobia irritans isolate KBUSLIRL chromosome 1, ASM5000362v1, whole genome shotgun sequence, a genomic segment contains:
- the LOC142220802 gene encoding uncharacterized protein LOC142220802, which produces MYKYILIYLWIYSGIFYGATEAADADEHVHIKLHMPKTGGGGGGRKPIHHHHHHHRNHHHKRQKKNPPPLHSSLHGHAHISSLPPPSSEYLDESELVHSQIYHETPQNYLTAAGGQPLTISSSLPYLHDGHLLKKRPSTIVDDSDDGHHHNHHHHQLMDGEFYTHDEDGVTMALGIKGDHNGNGAAVGTEEDFMLNEYLTSKFSAFPQPTEMAAEIVSPQITGGGSGGIGELAYHHHHHQQQQQNHHNAPRIRDAERQLQQNHGYYGHQHHHEHSHYGADQDLEEDNEILGHQGQINTNSALLGQNGWSAIPHSRPFNGEVEGGAMSSVKSMKNGHFLNHIMQPQQQQRKTRQEDKELNHHPDFPFASEIANTVAATAPVNTMLQSSSISSNIKSKYRDDKLPKALRSTSHYQGDRDQIMEAMHAYEDMDLAMAYSDTVRTGGGGGGGGKGEYKGAGDASGIKPLTVDDIWSQLQRTYLNKYTPQAQPVRDQKEDDQPASRKRKRNSHSTGKTGKHNYSSHSTRSEAIRVASFGDDTNYTPHYTQEYPLTRLSSYSGTKANGGTKELENPYAASYTPYYSSSSITFGPTLKHKDLYETQATVATRPSYHNSAFDEETNANEGFGVEDETASEDLDEDSRNSEEDTAPDHTTVYSSNRQNYEQPRSHRNNLGIGVYNTIHHPFEDLYASHSTPVSSTLATYEQVPVSTYHPNSFSITRPIAYNLPHNDSSPLTEKGSSSTPESTSYQWREQQHYPSTSYQAYQQYNHKRPQQQKLIQYQPQVSNILRLPKASAVGSTPTTATNQNLAPLTSSSAASYTANEFTPGVKPTSLTHTRYKKRKNRLKTKRN; this is translated from the coding sequence TGTCCACATCAAATTGCATATGCCCAAAACGGGTGGAGGAGGAGGTGGAAGAAAACCTAtacaccaccatcatcatcatcatcgtaacCATCATCATAAACGTCAAAAGAAAAATCCTCCTCCTCTACATTCATCACTGCATGGTCATGCACATATTTCCTCATTACCACCACCATCTTCGGAATATTTGGATGAATCAGAATTAGTACATAGCCAGATTTATCATGAAACAccacaaaattatctaacaGCAGCTGGAGGACAACCTTTAACCATCTCCTCCTCATTGCCTTATTTACACGATGGTCATCTTTTAAAGAAAAGACCATCAACAATAGTTGATGATTCTGATGATGGTCATCAccataatcatcatcatcatcagctaaTGGATGGTGAATTTTATACGCATGATGAAGATGGTGTTACCATGGCGCTAGGAATTAAAGGGGATCACAATGGAAATGGTGCTGCCGTAGGAACGGAAGAGGATTTCATGTTGAATGAATATTtgacttcaaaattttcggctTTTCCACAACCAACTGAAATGGCAGCAGAAATTGTGTCACCACAAATAACTGGTGGAGGCAGTGGTGGTATCGGTGAGCTggcttatcatcatcatcatcatcagcagcagcagcagaatCACCATAATGCACCCAGAATCCGAGATGCGGAACGACAGCTGCAACAAAATCATGGCTATTATGGGCATCAGCATCATCATGAGCATTCGCATTATGGAGCTGATCAAGACCTCGAAGAAGACAATGAGATCTTGGGACACCAGGGACAAATAAACACCAACTCAGCTTTGCTGGGTCAAAATGGATGGTCAGCCATACCACATTCTAGACCATTTAATGGTGAAGTGGAGGGAGGTGCAATGTCATCTGTAAAATCCATGAAAAATGGTCACTTCTTAAATCACATCATGCAGCCGCAGCAACAACAGCGGAAAACCCGGCAGGAGGATAAGGAGCTAAATCATCATCCTGATTTTCCTTTTGCATCGGAAATTGCAAATACAGTTGCCGCCACGGCCCCAGTGAATACAATGTTGCAAAGCAGCAGTATCAGCAGCAACATTAAGAGCAAATACAGAGACGACAAATTGCCCAAGGCATTACGTAGTACAAGCCACTACCAGGGGGATAGAGATCAAATAATGGAAGCCATGCATGCATATGAGGATATGGACTTAGCAATGGCCTATAGCGATACAGTAAGAacaggaggaggaggaggaggaggaggaaaAGGCGAATACAAAGGTGCTGGAGATGCCAGTGGCATAAAGCCTCTAACGGTCGATGACATATGGTCACAGTTACAACGCACCTACCTCAACAAATATACACCACAAGCCCAACCGGTCAGGGATCAAAAGGAAGATGACCAGCCTGCGTCCAGAAAACGCAAGAGAAATTCCCACTCAACTGGGAAGACGGGGAAACATAACTATTCAAGCCATTCCACCAGATCAGAGGCTATTCGAGTAGCATCCTTTGGAGACGATACCAACTACACTCCACACTACACTCAAGAATATCCATTAACAAGGCTCTCATCGTATTCTGGAACCAAAGCGAATGGGGGGACAAAGGAATTGGAAAACCCCTATGCCGCTTCCTATACACCCTACTATTCTTCCTCATCGATAACTTTTGGTCCTACTCTAAAGCACAAAGACTTGTATGAGACCCAGGCAACAGTGGCTACTAGGCCCAGCTATCATAATTCCGCCTTTGATGAAGAGACCAATGCCAATGAAGGATTTGGAGTTGAAGATGAAACTGCTTCAGAAGATCTAGATGAGGACAGCCGTAACTCTGAAGAGGATACAGCACCGGATCATACAACGGTTTATAGTTCCAATAGACAAAATTATGAGCAACCGCGTAGTCATCGTAATAATCTTGGTATAGGGGTGTATAATACAATCCATCATCCATTCGAGGATCTTTATGCATCCCACAGTACACCAGTGAGCTCGACCCTAGCCACTTATGAGCAGGTTCCAGTGTCTACATATCATCCGAATTCATTTAGTATAACCCGGCCAATAGCCTATAATTTGCCACACAATGACTCCAGTCCATTGACAGAAAAGGGATCTTCCTCAACCCCGGAATCAACTTCGTATCAATGGCGTGAACAACAACATTATCCATCGACTTCATATCAAGCATATCAGCAATATAATCACAAACGTcctcaacaacaaaaattgattCAGTATCAGCCTCAAGTGTCCAATATTTTACGATTACCCAAGGCTTCGGCAGTTGGTAGCACTCCAACAACggcaacaaatcaaaatttagcTCCTTTGACATCATCCTCAGCGGCATCCTATACAGCCAATGAATTCACACCGGGTGTTAAGCCAACGAGTTTGACCCATACACGatataagaaaagaaaaaatcgtttgaAAACCAAACGAAATTGA